From the genome of Anopheles funestus chromosome 2RL, idAnoFuneDA-416_04, whole genome shotgun sequence:
ACACCTCATTGGAGGCACTATGGCGATGAGGAAGTGATGAGGGGGTTTTCTACGACGAAGGTCCCCGTGAGTAGATATTTACATCCTACAGTGAAACGCAATCGCTGATCGGACAATCCTTACCGGTTGACGGGCGATAATCGTCCTGTGCCCGGTAGAATTCGGCTAGCTCTCGGCCTGAACAGAGCGGTGTGTCGACCTGCAGTGTAGAGTCGAACTTGCTGTAATTGATTTCGTATCCTTGTTGCTCTTTGTTGTAGCACACGACAGGCTCGAACCGATGGCCCCACAGAATCTCCGTGTTGACGTAGCTCGAACGGGCCTGTGTCGATTGGCCCGTCGATTCTACCGTACCCTCCAAGATGACGACGATCTCGAAACGCTCCCGCAGCATATCTGAGGCCGATAGATTGTACAAGGCGGAGCTCTTATCGATCCGGTGCACCACAATCTGGGGCCAGATGAAAAACAGCTCCGACGAGCTACCGTCAGAACCGACGTCCAACTCGTGCTGATACTGTGCCATGGTTTCACCTTCTCGCGTCGTTTTCGTTCTTATCAGCTGCGCTCGTACGGAGGCACCGATAATGTGACTCTTGCGCATATCCCCGACACGGAACATCAGGCACAGTTCCCCATCACGCTGACAGACGACGGCATTTTTCGAGAACAGCAGTGTCTGGCTGCGCTGCTTCGGACGCGTCATCTTCGCAAACACGATGCCAACCATGAACGCTTGGATCATGAGACCGTAGATCGACTGGAAGCACATGACGAAGATCGCTTCCGGACATTCTTCCGTGGTCGTACGCACACCGTACCCGATCGTGTGCTGCGTTTCGATCGAAAAAAGGAACGCCGAAGTGAACGAGTAGATGTTGTAAACGCACGGAATCCAACCGATTTCAGCTACCGAAAGAAAACGATAAACATACTATGAAGCACGTGCTGTATACGAGAACCGACACAGGGGCGGTACGGTGCGGTGCGGTTTGTGTAAATATACTTACATTGATTATCGGGTAGATGTAACTCCTCAAGGTCACCGTGCGTGTATGATATCAACCACCAGATGACGGCGAAGAACAGCCAAGACCCGACGAAACTGAACGCAAACACTAACAACGTCCAACGCCATTGCGCATCGACCAGCGTGGTAAAAATATCTGTAAAAGACGGAACCATAGAAATCCCAGTCCGCTTTTCGACAGATTCCGCAAGGCACTTACCCTGCAAGAAGCGCAAATGTTGTCGCGGAGGACGAGACAATACAACGTTACAGTCTCCATTTTTCAAGATGGCTCGTTTGCGATATTTACGACTCACTCCCGGTCGAAGTACTCGGTTTCTGAAACGACCGAAGAGAGCCAAGGGGCGCACATGTTAATTAAGTTCTACACAGACGTTTCGCGTATGGAAGTTGCGGGAAGATGTACGTGCTAGAGTTCCTCCTCGAGTCGATTGGTGTTGTTTCGGATGCAGGCACCATGGCGGAACTCTGTGACCATTGGACGTTTCTTCTTCCAAATGCAGTACACGAGCAACTGAATCCGGTCTCTTACAGACAGTGTCGTGAACTGGCGTGCTGCTATCGTAGTTTGGTGAGTAATTGATAACGAAACATTCGATAAGATTGGCAAAAGATGCTTGAAGTCGAAGGGGTCGCCTGCCAAACCAAGTAGCGTCATGTTATAAGGTATATGGGACACGAATTTGGCATATGTGAAACTTGGCATTCCACAGTGAGTCAGTCTTTTTAATCCGGTTGCTTTCCTACATTCACGTGCCTGTTCACCACACGTTCCGATACCACATTCGAGCAGATTGAAAAGTAGATAGAGGTTAGTCTCAATCTTTGGAAAGCACGATTACTTGCTAATTCCTCAAATTGCTGCTAATCGGTCCATGGTAGAAGACACTGCACGGTAAAAGACACTGCGAATCATGGCAAAGAAGAATGAACTGAGCTGAAGGGGAAGCTTTCCTATCGTGTTTGATGATGCATTTTTATCATGCGGTGTGGTACTCCATCGGTGCAGATAACGACCCCCTTGATGACGATGGTCATCCGAAATGAGTCCGATAAACGATTAATCAACCATCAGCGGATACTCGTGTGGTCGAAAGGGTGGAAAACACGCGACTATTTTACTCGCCGCTCTTCAAACTGTGGTGCCATGCTGTAGAAGTCTTGTGGAACTGTAAATTGACACATTTCTTATCACCTTGCCGGTTGAATAGTGAAGTTAGCGCGCAAATATGAACCTTCCGTATATCTTTACATACTCCTCCATAGCAAAACGGTACGTGGAATTGAAGCGTACGGCCCATTAAGGAGCTGTTAATGTGGCAGTTTGGTTAGCAATTGTTTGCTTGCTGGATTAGACCATGCAAGAATAAGACCACCATTAACTTGCGATACAACATAGTTCGAACCGGAAGCGGCAAATCGTAACACGTGATATAGGATAAATCTTCCTCTCCGTAATGCACTTACTTCATGGAGTAGCACACGAGCGGGGTATTTGGAGTCACTGGAGTCACTGGAGTGATTGGCGACGAGTATCCAAACTGTTCTCCGTATCCTCCTGGTGACCGAGGTGGGTCAAAAGGTCCAAGCTTCAGCATCGAACGATCAAACCGACCCGTCCCATCAGGTGGCTGTTGGTGATCACCGTCGTAGTTCATCTTTCACCTGCACCTGACAACTTCACTAAAGATCACCTGCTGATGACCTCACTGTAAGCTCGCTTTTTCCTTCGTCATGCAACACTGCGAACTATCTGCCACACTACTGCAACTACTCACCGTTTGGGAGATGTTACCCAAACCGACCGATGAATGATACTGAACGGTGGCGATCGGCTAAACCCTCAACACAGCTACCATCAATCGCGACCGCGAAAAGTGGCTCCCATTGTTACCGAATGATTTACGATTCGCGTAGAGGAACGAACGCGTTGGCTTACCGATGGGCGCTTGGTACGCACGAATATGGCCTTTCTCACCTTTACCTCAATCAATGTTCGTCATCTCGACTGAGAGTCGGCTCTGGAGGTGGATCTGGTTACAAACGTATCGATTCCATACAGTCTCACCGAGAGGCCCTAGAGATAGTGCCATCGGTCGGCCACTCATCTTACTGCGGACGGCGCCCCTACTTAAAccaaagcttcttttttcttgtcaaAGGTGACAAAGCCCTGATACACAGTGtcaac
Proteins encoded in this window:
- the LOC125762026 gene encoding G protein-activated inward rectifier potassium channel 3-like isoform X1, translated to MNYDGDHQQPPDGTGRFDRSMLKLGPFDPPRSPGGYGEQFGYSSPITPVTPVTPNTPLVCYSMKNRVLRPGVSRKYRKRAILKNGDCNVVLSRPPRQHLRFLQDIFTTLVDAQWRWTLLVFAFSFVGSWLFFAVIWWLISYTHGDLEELHLPDNQSEIGWIPCVYNIYSFTSAFLFSIETQHTIGYGVRTTTEECPEAIFVMCFQSIYGLMIQAFMVGIVFAKMTRPKQRSQTLLFSKNAVVCQRDGELCLMFRVGDMRKSHIIGASVRAQLIRTKTTREGETMAQYQHELDVGSDGSSSELFFIWPQIVVHRIDKSSALYNLSASDMLRERFEIVVILEGTVESTGQSTQARSSYVNTEILWGHRFEPVVCYNKEQQGYEINYSKFDSTLQVDTPLCSGRELAEFYRAQDDYRPSTDVGDNLSTKTQLERRWKDHYSALVNTISQYNLADDTGAVGGTDHLYPTRYLTIQGVPRRKKSYVALQNNLWNLFDRPPNPRLKITPTDDSSSSPQRVSDDDPIVNSVTVKNVNERSSGGG
- the LOC125762026 gene encoding G protein-activated inward rectifier potassium channel 3-like isoform X2, coding for MVPASETTPIDSRRNSSTNRVLRPGVSRKYRKRAILKNGDCNVVLSRPPRQHLRFLQDIFTTLVDAQWRWTLLVFAFSFVGSWLFFAVIWWLISYTHGDLEELHLPDNQSEIGWIPCVYNIYSFTSAFLFSIETQHTIGYGVRTTTEECPEAIFVMCFQSIYGLMIQAFMVGIVFAKMTRPKQRSQTLLFSKNAVVCQRDGELCLMFRVGDMRKSHIIGASVRAQLIRTKTTREGETMAQYQHELDVGSDGSSSELFFIWPQIVVHRIDKSSALYNLSASDMLRERFEIVVILEGTVESTGQSTQARSSYVNTEILWGHRFEPVVCYNKEQQGYEINYSKFDSTLQVDTPLCSGRELAEFYRAQDDYRPSTDVGDNLSTKTQLERRWKDHYSALVNTISQYNLADDTGAVGGTDHLYPTRYLTIQGVPRRKKSYVALQNNLWNLFDRPPNPRLKITPTDDSSSSPQRVSDDDPIVNSVTVKNVNERSSGGG